The Canis aureus isolate CA01 chromosome 6, VMU_Caureus_v.1.0, whole genome shotgun sequence genome contains the following window.
TTGGTTTTTTATTGGGTATAAGGAAGGTTACATCTCCCAGGCTGCCTTGAAATTAGATGGGCCATGTGATCCTGAGCTTTGCCCAGTTGTATATGGGCAGATGATGTTATTTTGAGGCCACCTATATTAAAACCTGgtatgtcttgtttttctttcatctgaaGAGCTGGAAGCGAAGGACTCCAAGatggaaaaaaacacacaatggAAGGAGTCCAACCTACACCAGATGTTCGTGAGTAAGTAATAGCCTTGTACTGGGTTCTAGTAGTCATATTTGGAAACTGTATTTTATAGCAGCCTACACTGATTACCTTAGCTAATATACTAAAAGCTGGAAGAgctcttcatttctcttgaaagGAGTGAAATTATCCTCCTACCACATCATCgacatcaccatcatcatcattgttcaaaaatactttttgagTATCTTTAACTTGTCAGGCACCGCAACAGAGGctggaaagcaaagagaaatgaaacattgTTCCTGGTCTTATCCGTAATCTGGTGCAGGAACATACAGATAAACAGATAATGACATCAAGAATTATATCCTAAGTGTAACACCATTAACATATGATATAGTTCCTTCtgtgtggaggtggggtggggcagtGCGAGGTACAGACCTCATAGAAGTTACATACATATCAGATTCTAAGGGATGGAGAGGGATTTTCTAGGCAAATAGGTCAGGTGGAAGGCATTCTAAGTAGAAGTAACTATTGGTGTGAAGGCCTGCAGATGTGCAAGGAAGTCTTGCTTGCTTGCAAGCAAGTCAGGAAAATGAAATTGATGTCTACACTTGGAGGCAGAAAACATTCATcattctcatcatcatcatcaaatgtatcattttaccaccaaaattatttattaatttccatACAGAGTGACCACATGGATTTGATTCTGTTCTTCAGAGTATCTTAGGCCAAGGGAGTGTAGGTAGAGTTGCCCTATAGTATGCTCTATTATTTACTTGCCATGTAATAATGgccaagtcacttaacttttctAGATCTTACTTGTACTGTTGTACCAGAGAACtcatatttgtcctttctgactTGTGGAATTGTTATGCAAATCTggtaaataaaatatgagaaaccTGATTTGAAAAAACATATCAATAccataatatatgcatatatatatatatatatatatatatatatatatatatataatttatttaacagagagcgagaacaagcagggggagtggcaggcagagggaaagagagaagcagactccctactgagcagggagcttgacgcggggctcagtcccaggactccaggatcatgacctgatctggaGGCAGAcctctaactgactgagccacccaggtgctctatatgtatatatgtttaaaagACAGTTAATGAAGGAGGGTTGGGTGGTATGGGCCATGGTCCATAGCAATTTCTATTGCCATCACATTAAAGGACCCATTTTACTTCTGTCTGGTGGCCATTGACTGGTATCCTCAACAGACCCTACCTATTGGCGCAACTGCGGTACACCGGGAGGGAGAGCCTCTctcccggcggggggggggggtaggggagcTGAGGGCACACTGACATAGAGAGGTCCGTGTGGCAGTCCAGACCAGGTGGAGATGTTTGTTCAGTATGCACGAAGGCAGTACTGCCGGAGCAGGAATAGGGATCAAAGtttaagaaggaaataaacattttagtcAGAGGGTGGCTGCTTTGGAGGGTGAGTGGGTAAGGcttgagaaaggaaaaacaaacaacctgaCCTGAGGCCCAGTCAGGATGTGAAACATAAGCGAATAAGGACAAGGGGTTCAGAACTAAGGTTTCAAACAGTGAAGGCATTGGCGGACCACCTATAATAGCTGTCCCTTTTCTATGGCCTGGATAGCACATTTTTTGCATCGCACCTGTCTCTGTGGCAGGATAGCACATTTTCGTTTGTACATAATCATCTGGGACGTGACAGAGTTACGAACCTCGATCCTTACTCTGAGAGCTCCAAGTGAAATAAACACTTGGTCAGTTGCTTTCTGCCATCTGCCTTCCTCCCCATTTCTACCTGTGGAACACACTTTAAAGCTTCAGCTTGGCAGTGACTCTCCATCTACTAAGGAGGCCGTGCAGCAGGCATGGGGATGCCATCAGCCCCCTTGATTGGAAAGAAATGCCTCAAATACCCCATTTTCTCCCAGTGGTCCATCACAGAGCTGTGCTGCATGGAGTTCTCTAAAACCTTCTTAAGCCTATAGAGATTATTCTAATCTATAACCTTGCAAGGACACAAGTCCCACGTAGGCAGCCACTTTGTAAAGTAGTACTTCCATGTCTTTGAGATCCTAAACCTGCTTCATGGAAACGTGAATGCATCTgtctagtgttttgttttataattacactagacatttatttaaagtaatacagtggtgcctgagtagctcagtcagttaagcatctgccttcggctcaggtcatgatcccaggacccttggatcgagcctcacatggggctccccactcagtgaggagtctgtttccccctctgcctctcctctttgctcatgctctctctctctctcaagtaaaattaGAAAGAGTCTTTTAAAGTAATCCATTTGCAGCTCAAATAGTTCTAAATTGTACATTTCAAATTTACCCAaccttttaaacatattttagggCAGCTGCAACCACAGATTTCAATTCTGTGATTATTTCTTTGcccattcttctctctcctttctttcctgaatgacttctttcagatatttcttcttctttcagataattctacttttttaaaaaaaattttatttatttatttatgatagtcacacacacagagagagagagagaggcagagacacaggcagagggagaagcaggctccatgcaccaggagcccgacgtgggactcgatcccgggtctccaggatcgcgccctgggccaaaggcaggcgccaaactgctgcaccacccagggatcccctaattctacttttcaaaatagaatttatcCTTCTCATATTTTGTCCACTGCTGTTAAAGAGCAGATCTGCTGCTTCATGGTCAGGTCCAGTGCTCTCTTAATGTGAAACATCCTGTCGTTATAAAGGTTCTCAGGAAGGCTTCGTGCAGTCTCTTTCACATCATCATTCTCATATACTGTATCATCTCGCATTAACCCCAGTTTATGGAACCCTGCAGCATTGTAATAGCATTTTCAAATACGCTCTAGCCATCGGCTTGATGCTGCAACAGCAGGCCTGCTCACCATTTTGACCTGAGGCTGCAGCATTGAATGCTTCTAGTATTTTGAGATTGAGTAaaccatttcatttttatctattgAGATCTTAAAGATTGTGGCTGAGGTCTAGAGCTTTGTCTTTGTAATCTAGGCCTATATGACATTATCTAACAAAAAGTCACTAGCAATGCATCTGAGAAGCTTGTGCCAAACACAACCCAGCCTAGGGACTTGGGTGACGTTGTGTCCCATCCAACCCATCGATAAATCCTTGAAGCTCTAACCctaccctcctcctccccccactttaCAATGCCCTCTCTTTTACTTTGCATTGGAATTAATGGTATAAAGAGCTACCTCCTCATCTGAGTAATGCTAATTCACCTCCATCCCTGGTCATTTGCTACCTATTAGAAATATCCTGACAGCCTGCATCTCATTACCATTGCACCAGGTCTGGCTCCCAAGAATAACCTTCTAAGGAGGATGAAATGTACGCCAGTGGCATCTAATACCAGGGCATTCACATTCATATTTTTAGCAGCATATATCACTGAGCCCAACCTTTAGTGTACTCTATGTACTTTTAATAATCTCCATAAAAGCCTGATTTCCAATCCCTAGGCTCAAGCTGACAGTGTAAATAAAATCACCCAAATCCACAGggtaagagaaatgaaaatgacaagGATTAAAATTTGGTCaaacctctttctttttaaaaattctgcttccCTTCCAATTGGATCACGACCCTCTGTGTGCTCAGCTTAAGACCAGACGGTATGCTTTCACTTTTATTCCTCTCTGCAGCAGGCTTACAGTATTTAGTGAGAGTCTGTAAAGAATGTGTGCTGGGTAGAGAGTTAATACCATAATCCCCTATCGTTGGGGTCAAATGCTGAATAGAgcaaaagaattagaaaacatGTTACATACAATGGCAGGAAAAAATGCATCAGCACGCTGTTCTGTGAACGCGAGCATCCATCACCCGCAAGTAATGGCCACGAGGTAACAGTGCGTGAGAGATGCGGGCTTGGAGTCTACTTGTGCACAGAAGCCGGTTGGAGACTTGAGTGCAAGTCTTAATCCCCGTATACTCTGGGAGATGTTGGTCACCAGTTTGAATTGCTTCTTTCCAAGTACCTGCTTGGATTCAGTTCCTAAGTAACACATTTAGCCGCTAAATTGTTTCTCAGAGCCCAACCTTCAGCTATCTCTTTTCATTCTCCAGCAGTGGGTATGAATATTGTTCTCAAAGTGCTGTAATACATCTGTCTCTGGAGGATTCTCTCAACGAACAAGTAGAAATTTGAGGCACCGCAGGCAAAAAGAGTTGAACAGCCACCTTCCATTGTATCTTGGGAAAGTCAACCGAACTCCCCCGGAGTAAGAttacaagcaaataaataactttGTCTGGAAGTTCTACAcagagaagtgtgtgtgtatgtgtgtgtgtttgtgtgtaaatGGTTTAACCAAAAAGTGACAAGTTGACTTTATTTTGAATAACACCTTTTGAAGTAGTCACTATTATAGATCAGCGTTttacaatttttgtttatttgtacaCTTATGTATAGTTAAATTTTGGAGGCATCAAGTTCTATAGTTTTGACAAATGGCAGAGTTGTGGAagcatcaccacaatcaagataccgCATGGTTCCATCACCCTCAATGATCCCTTGTGCTGTTTCTTTGCAGTCAAACCTTTCACCCCCAACCCTACAAATCTTAAATccttatatataattttacatatgtatagCTTGTGCAATACCCAGAATGATGCCCTGAAATCATGTTTTTGTACATTTGTTTGTGATAAAATAACCCAAAACAGCATCATCTGCACATTGTAAAcaaggtcttttcttttcttttcttttcttttttcttttcttttcttttcttttcttttcttttcttttcttttcttttcttttttcttttcctttttcttttcctttttctctttctttctttctttctttctttctttctttctttctttctttctttctttctttctttctttctttctttctttcttatatataCATCAATAACTAGAGAGCCAATGTTCTCTGGTCCGAAAAGGCTTACTTATTGCTCAACAAGTTCAGTGAGTACAGGGACAGTAATCTCACTATTGTGTCAGTATGAACAAAGGTGCTTATTAAATGTATATTGAATTGGTTTTTAAACCATGGATTGAGTAATGATTTTTacttaaagttttaaaagctCATAACAACTGTAACTAGAAATGTGACGTTCATAGTGTTGTAATTGTACCTTAGAGACAGCCAAGAAGGAGAAGTGAGGTATAAGGAAGGGGGGAAAGATAGTgcgtgtttgtgcatgtgtgtacatgtatgtgagATGACATCATACATTTGCTAGCTCATTAATGATAAAAATCGTTTTGTTTTGCACATAACCAATGCTGTATATGTATATGACTCAGTGATTAAAAGCTAATGACCTTAGGAAAAAACTGATAGAAACATTATTCACTAGGGTTTTGAGTTATATTTGTGAGGATAATCTTTGTTTACTTAAATAAGACACCAGGATTTATATGAAAATACTGAGCAAGATTGGGTTCTAACTAGGAAGTATAAGACATGTTATGAGTAACTCAGCATATCTGCTGAGCATATCAGCATACAGCATATCTTTCCTGGAGGGGCATATTGATGAAATTACTAAAGACATCTTATTTCAAGCAAATAAGTCATTATTGTTTAAAACAGAAAGATTAACGTGTCCTTAATTTTATGCATTATCTTATCAATCTTTCTATTAGCCCAAAATCAGCTTTATTGGCTATTCCTCCTCCACTTGACATTCCTTTCCCCATACTTCACCCCCATACTTCACTCGTTTTCATCGAGAAATCATTTATACCCAGAATTAGATACTCTCAATCTACATCTCCAACCCAGGTTTTCCTCCTGAGTTACAGACACATATTTCCAACTTTCTACTTGATATTTCTCCCTGGATATTCCACAACTTAAATTGTCCAAAATGGAGCTAAATATCAGTCAAACCAAATGGTTCCTCCCCCATAGAATTTTCCATATGCTTCCATTAGCTCTTATCTCACTTCCTGTTTCTTTCACTGGACTGAAGGCAATGAACGTGTGTCTTTtccctagtgcctggcacagtgcctggcatctggtaggcatttataaatatttgtggaaggaaTGAGCGCACATGACACTCATATGCATATAAATAGGGATTTATTTCCACCCTAAACCCCAATGTTTATGAATGGTTTTTAAATGGATGAGTAGCTCtgatatacatatagatataagCATTTGTTCTCACATCAACCACCAACTACCATATCTACATAAGTCTGGAGATCAAATAATGTCTGTTTTATGCAGCAGAGGAAATAATTAGCACATTTCaggttttttctacttttttctcattggaatcatgttctttttatttttttttaagatttatttatttattcatgatagatatagagagagaaagaaagaggcagagacacaggaggagggagaagtaggctccatgccgggagcctgacgtgggactcaatcctgggactccaggatcgcgccctgggccaaaggcaggtgccaaactgctgagccacccagggatcccaatcatgttctttttaaattcaatattATAACATAAGCATTTTTTATGTGTCTTAGAaagttttacatattattttctctGATTGAATAATAGTGCCTTGGAGAGAAGTTCCTCCTGCTTTCTCCAAAAGATTAGTTTGAAGCATCATGATGACCTCCTGTGGAACCTATTCCTGTTCAACAGTCTCTACTCTCCATCAgggattctcaaagtgtggtccctggaccagcagtaTCAGTAGCATTAGGAACTTGTTAGAGTTGAAAGTacttgggctccatcccacaccttctgaatcagaatctcaggcatggagcccaacaatctgctttaacaagctctccaggcgATTTCAATGTACAAAAAAAGTTTAAGGACTGCTGTCCTACACTTTCCAGTGAAGGAaccctgaacttttttttcccaCCCATCTCCCCCTATTCAGATATGTCctttattaatttcatatttaaaaaaggCTTCTATGATTGATAATGAGTCTTTAGAACAGGGCCAGGCTTCTTTTGcctaaaatgtaattataaatgtGGTGTAAGGcaattttttaaacagttttagcAACAGAAATTTTCTTCAGAGGAAATACTATACAGAAgccctgtgtgtgcacatgtcaGATAAATAGGAATTATTGTGGTTGAATATGGTTgaaggggtgggggaaatagTCCATCCACTTCACCTGGCTTCTGCCCACCCAAGCCTTTCCCCCATGACACCTCCAGGGAACAAAACTTGAAAATCACAGAGGCAGTGGAAAAGCAACAAGATgaggagtcaggagacctgggcTCTAACTTATTTCTTTGGGCAATTGATTTTTCATCTCTGAGCCACATTTGCATCATCTGAACATGACGGGTAATCTGTAATTCTTCATCTAGTTggaagtttgttttttatttttcattgtttagcTTCTGATAGAAAGAGACCTGGACTGTCTTGAAAGTTCTCCCTTCCTTGGAAACACAGGAATAAATGTTGGCTTTGCCATTTGCTAGTCTTCTGTCTTCTACTTCAGTATTGACTTCCAGGCATTAATGAATAAACAGGGCCAGGCTGCCACCATTAGGAGTGccaataaagagaagaaaatcttcCACCAGAGTCACATTAACATTGAACAGATTTTCAACCCCAGCATTTGACGGGGGATGTGGGCCGATGATAAGGGCATATGTGAGGAAtttagagaaaagcaaaacatAGTTGCATGAGCATTTTCCTCCGCCTCCCCTCCACCTTCTCTTTTGTTCCTCCCCTCTCTTCTtgcttcttcccttctttcctctcttccatgGAGACCTTGCAAAGTACTGTCCTACAGTCACTCTCCCCACATCGCATAAACCAACTCTCTGCATGTCCTTGTTACTCCCAAGGCCAACATTTACAAGGGTAGCAAAACATCTAGGTGTACTCAAGTATCACAAGTGTTACGTTCATGCTCCCTCTTGAAGGGATCTCTCTAttgccatctttttctttttctttttttttaagattcattcattcattcattcattcatgagagacacacagagaggcagagacataggcagaaggagaagcagacttgatcccagaaccctagattatgacctgagcaaaaggcagatgctcaaccactgagccacccaggcacccctctttgccgtcttctttctctctgaacTTCTCTTGCTCCATTCACGCTtccatctctttctcctttcacttCCCCTGACTCTGCCTGAGTCAGTGAGAAGTGAAGCCACTTCTTAGAGACAGCTCTGAGCTTTCTGGTGGCTATCAGAGTCAGGGTGAGAGGTGAGCCTGGGTCAGACTGTGCTATCATTGCTATAGACTGAAATGTTTGAgtcccttcaaaattcatatgtcaaaACCTAATGCCCTGTGTGTTGGTGTTTAGGGGTGGAGCATTTGGGGAGTGATTTGTCAGGAGAGCAGAGCCCTCGTGAATGGCATCAGTGACCTTCTCAGGGACCCCAGACAGAACCCTCATCCCTCCTGCCATGGGAAGATGCAGTGTGAGAAGTCCGCCATCTCTGAACCAGTAAGTgggtcctcaccagacaccaaatctgccagtgCCTTGGTCTTGGACTCCCACCTCCAGAGCTGTGAAAACCAAATCTCTGTTGCTTTGATgccacccagtctgtgggatTGTGTAGCCAGGACAGACTAAAATACCTGTCCCATTGTAAAGTAGGATTTTCATGTGTGTGGAAGGGAGGTGGTGATGGGAGAGCAGGGGAGACCTGAAGGGGCAGGGTGGGCATGGTCTTATACTCTTGAAATTTTACTCCCAtagtctcttcctttttaaaaaaagaaatttatttatttattcatgagagagacagagagaggtagagacctagacagagagagaagcaggctccctgcagggagcccaatgtgggacttgatcccaggaccccgggatcatgacctgagccaaaggcagacactcaatcactgagccacccagggctgttTCCACAAAGTGTCCTATGACACCTCTGGAAAGAAAGCCATTGTGGCCTCTGCTCAGCAAATGGTGAGGGGCTCATCTTCTGAGATGCAGAGAACCTTGCTCCATCCGTCATTCCCTGGTGTGTCAGAGGTTTTGACAGAAATACCAGACGCACTTTAATTGAATTTGTGAACCAAAAATGGCCTGACAGGGAAAGCATATTGATAAAATCTATGTTACAGCTTACATTTTACATTCGACTGTACTACTTAGGCACatacacttaatttttaaatgggatttaaaaaatgGGACCTACATGTCTGGGCTTTTGCTTGTGTTTATCATACGGAAACTAAAGTACTAAACTGCTTGGTATGGACAGCTGGCAGCCTTATccaccccctttccctctctctcctataTTTTTAGCTCCTCACCCTCCAAGCttagtctccttttttttttctttctgcatgtCAATGGGTACAAATCTCACCTCATCCATTCTTTGCCCTTGTGCTTCTTGTTATTTCCTGGTCTACTTCTTTCCTCTCAGTCAGATAAGAGTTAATACTTGGGGTTCACAGTGGTGCTCCTGCTGTCTTGCTCACAAGCACCTATGAATCCCCAAGCTTCCCTTACCCCCCACACCCACTCTGCTGAAACTGCTCTTGCTGGGTCACCCACCTGCAGTCAGGATGACCTTTGGCCTCCCTAAGAAAAATTGATTTCCTTCTTGAgtctcttccttccttcagaGTCCATGGCCCTACTCTCTTCAGAGTTTTCTTCAGAGCTCATTCATTCCTACTCCCTGGCCTTTGCATGCCAGTGCTCCCTGCAGTACTACTGTCTGCTGTCCACTGCCTTTCTCTGCTCTTTACTTATCCTGGGCAAAACCATCCACGCCTAGGGATTCAGCCCTCACCTACGTGCTGACACCTTCCAGACCTATATGTGCAGCCCAGGTCTGCCTTTCTTGGGCTCcagacatatttattttagaatgtctCCAATTAATAGGTACATCAGACTTGGTCCTGTTAATGAAGTAAAATTATCACCATAAGTTTTAAACCGTGATCCTTTTGCTTGGTGACGGGCACCATCCAGATACAGAGACTCATCCTAGACTCAGCTGAAGCTATGTTCCATCAGTCAGACCCTCCTAACACTATATTTGATCATTTTCTCTGCTGTCTCCACCAGCTGCTATCACTCCCACCCAGGTTTTAGTTTAGACTGTGTCCACTTTTCATCTGGGCCAATGCATTCTGGGCATCCTGCCTTCAATTTCTCACACTTTGAAGTCACCTTCTATCAAATCTCTAGATGATCCTTCTAAAACAGtg
Protein-coding sequences here:
- the LOC144315253 gene encoding LOW QUALITY PROTEIN: cytochrome b-c1 complex subunit 7-like (The sequence of the model RefSeq protein was modified relative to this genomic sequence to represent the inferred CDS: deleted 1 base in 1 codon; substituted 1 base at 1 genomic stop codon): MRDDTVYENDDVKETARSLPENLYNDRMFHIKRALDLTMKQQICSLQQWTKYEKDKFYFEKIIXKKKKYLKEVIQERKEREEWAKK